The following are encoded together in the Phenylobacterium sp. NIBR 498073 genome:
- a CDS encoding YegP family protein: MAHKFEIYKDKAGEFRVRFKYNSETMFSTEGYSSKASAQNAIDSIKKNGPGAEVEDNS, from the coding sequence GTGGCGCACAAGTTCGAAATCTATAAGGACAAGGCCGGAGAATTCCGGGTTCGCTTCAAGTACAACAGCGAAACGATGTTCTCGACCGAAGGCTATTCGTCGAAGGCGAGCGCTCAGAACGCGATCGATTCCATCAAGAAGAACGGCCCTGGCGCTGAAGTCGAAGACAACAGCTAG
- the hfq gene encoding RNA chaperone Hfq has protein sequence MSGNEKKQNLQDTFLNSVRKSKTPLTIFLVNGVKLQGVVSWFDNFCVLLRRDGQSQLVYKHAISTIMPAQPVQLYEPAEDEGD, from the coding sequence ATGTCCGGCAACGAAAAGAAACAGAACCTCCAGGACACGTTCCTGAACAGCGTCCGCAAGTCGAAGACGCCGCTGACGATCTTCCTGGTGAACGGCGTGAAGCTGCAGGGCGTCGTGAGCTGGTTCGATAATTTCTGCGTGCTGCTGCGCCGCGACGGCCAGTCGCAGCTGGTCTACAAGCACGCCATTTCCACCATCATGCCGGCCCAGCCCGTTCAGCTCTATGAACCGGCGGAAGACGAGGGCGATTGA
- a CDS encoding sigma-54 dependent transcriptional regulator — MAADVLVVDDEADIRELVAGILSDEGYAVRTANDSESALAAIKSRKPALLILDIWMQGGGMDGLELLDLVKTLDADIPVIMISGHGNIETAVSAIKRGAYEFLEKPFKSDRLLLCVERALETSNLKRENRRLRAQTIQPDGLIGKSVVTQQLRGLIAKLASANSRVLIAGPPGSGKETVARLIHAASPRARNEFVVISAAGMTPERVDTELFGEELEGGRPAKIGVFERAHGGTLYLDEVADMPRETQSRILRVLVEQRFRRVGGEQDVQVDVRVVSSTCRDLREEINAGRFREDLFHRLNVVPVSVPGLSERREDIPELIDYFVNRICEATGMPRRRLADDALAALQVRAWPGNLSQLRNNVERMLILAAGDAGEPISAEMLPNDAVVNDQPSSLGAEKIIALPLREAREVFEREYLNAQMLRFSGNISRTAAFIGMERSALHRKLKSLGLSGARPMEEEDA; from the coding sequence ATGGCGGCTGATGTACTGGTGGTCGATGACGAGGCGGACATCCGCGAGCTCGTTGCAGGCATCCTGTCGGACGAAGGCTATGCGGTGCGCACGGCCAACGATTCCGAGAGCGCGCTGGCCGCCATCAAGTCGCGCAAGCCGGCGCTGCTGATCCTCGACATCTGGATGCAGGGCGGGGGGATGGACGGGCTGGAGCTGCTCGACCTGGTCAAGACCCTGGACGCCGACATCCCGGTGATCATGATTTCCGGCCACGGCAATATCGAGACCGCAGTCAGCGCCATCAAGCGCGGGGCCTACGAGTTCCTTGAAAAGCCGTTCAAGTCCGACCGGCTGCTGCTCTGCGTCGAGCGGGCGCTGGAGACCAGCAATCTCAAGCGCGAGAACCGCCGCCTGCGCGCCCAGACGATCCAGCCCGACGGGCTGATCGGCAAGTCCGTGGTCACCCAGCAACTGCGCGGCCTGATCGCCAAGCTGGCCTCGGCCAACAGCCGGGTGCTGATCGCCGGTCCGCCCGGCTCGGGCAAGGAGACCGTGGCGCGGCTGATCCACGCCGCCAGCCCGCGCGCGCGCAACGAGTTCGTGGTGATCAGCGCCGCCGGCATGACGCCCGAGCGCGTGGACACCGAGCTGTTCGGCGAGGAGCTGGAGGGCGGCCGCCCGGCCAAGATCGGGGTCTTCGAGCGCGCCCATGGCGGGACGCTATACCTCGATGAAGTGGCGGACATGCCGCGCGAAACCCAGAGCCGTATTCTGCGGGTTCTGGTGGAGCAGCGATTCCGCCGCGTGGGCGGAGAGCAGGACGTGCAGGTCGATGTTCGGGTGGTCTCTTCGACCTGCCGCGATCTGCGTGAGGAGATCAATGCGGGCCGGTTCCGCGAGGATCTGTTCCACCGCCTGAACGTGGTGCCGGTCAGCGTCCCGGGGCTGTCGGAGCGGCGCGAGGACATCCCCGAGCTGATCGACTACTTCGTCAACCGGATCTGCGAGGCGACCGGGATGCCGCGCCGGCGGCTGGCCGACGACGCGTTGGCTGCGCTGCAGGTGCGGGCCTGGCCGGGCAACCTCAGCCAGCTGCGCAACAACGTCGAACGCATGCTGATCCTGGCGGCCGGGGACGCCGGCGAACCGATCAGCGCCGAGATGTTGCCCAACGACGCGGTGGTGAACGACCAGCCGTCCAGCCTGGGGGCGGAGAAGATCATCGCCCTGCCGCTGCGCGAGGCGCGCGAGGTGTTCGAGCGCGAGTACCTCAACGCCCAGATGCTGCGTTTCTCGGGCAATATTTCGCGGACCGCGGCCTTCATCGGGATGGAGCGCTCGGCCCTGCACCGCAAACTGAAGTCCCTGGGCCTGTCGGGCGCCAGGCCTATGGAAGAAGAGGACGCGTAA
- a CDS encoding LLM class flavin-dependent oxidoreductase has protein sequence MVDLSVLDLSPIIEGGDAAQSLRNSRDLAQHAERFGYKRFWLAEHHNMAGVASAATSVVIGYVAEGTSTIRVGAGGIMLPNHAPLVIAEQFGTLASLYPGRIDLGLGRAPGSDQATARALRRTLAGDIDDFPRDVIELMNYFEPVKPGQIIRAVPGAGLDVEFWMLGSSTYGAQLAAALGLPYAFASHFAPAQLELALNVYRSQFRPSEHLDKPRVMLGVNITAADTDAEAQRLFTSLKQAFINLGQGRPGPLPAPIDDPEGRLDEIGGAMLRQSLSCSIVGSPERVRQGLADFVRRTGADELMVTAQVYDHTARVRSFEIAAQARDELARLADAPA, from the coding sequence ATGGTTGATCTCTCGGTTCTCGATCTCTCGCCGATCATCGAAGGCGGCGACGCCGCCCAATCGCTGCGCAACAGCCGCGACCTCGCCCAGCACGCCGAGCGGTTCGGCTATAAGCGCTTCTGGCTGGCCGAGCACCACAACATGGCCGGGGTCGCTAGCGCGGCGACCTCCGTGGTCATCGGTTACGTCGCCGAGGGAACCTCCACGATCCGAGTCGGCGCCGGCGGCATCATGCTGCCCAATCACGCCCCGCTGGTGATCGCCGAGCAGTTTGGCACCCTCGCCTCGCTCTATCCCGGCCGCATCGATCTTGGCCTCGGGCGAGCTCCTGGCTCGGACCAGGCCACCGCGCGCGCCCTGCGGCGCACCCTGGCCGGCGACATCGACGACTTCCCGCGCGATGTGATCGAGCTGATGAACTACTTCGAACCGGTCAAGCCGGGCCAGATCATCCGCGCCGTGCCCGGGGCCGGCCTGGACGTCGAGTTCTGGATGCTGGGGTCGAGCACCTACGGCGCCCAGCTCGCCGCTGCGCTCGGCCTGCCCTACGCCTTCGCCTCGCATTTCGCCCCCGCCCAGCTGGAGCTGGCGCTGAACGTCTACCGCAGCCAGTTCCGCCCGTCGGAGCACCTGGACAAGCCGCGGGTGATGCTGGGGGTCAACATCACGGCCGCTGACACCGACGCCGAGGCGCAGCGGCTGTTCACCTCGCTCAAGCAGGCCTTCATCAACCTTGGCCAGGGCCGTCCCGGCCCGCTGCCGGCGCCGATCGACGATCCAGAAGGGCGCCTCGACGAAATCGGCGGGGCGATGCTGCGGCAGAGCTTGAGCTGTTCGATCGTCGGCTCGCCCGAGCGCGTGCGTCAGGGCCTGGCCGACTTCGTGCGCCGCACCGGCGCCGACGAGCTGATGGTCACCGCCCAGGTCTACGATCACACCGCCCGGGTCAGGTCGTTCGAGATCGCCGCTCAGGCGCGCGATGAACTCGCGCGCCTGGCGGACGCGCCGGCCTAG
- the mazG gene encoding nucleoside triphosphate pyrophosphohydrolase, with protein MSSNPSDQRPIDRLLSIMARLRDPDGGCAWDLEQTFATIAPYTVEEAYEVADAIERGDLNDLREELGDLLLQVVFHSRMAQEQGAFAFDDVADAISEKMIRRHPHVFGQDEQRTSAEQTRAWEVIKAQERAKKGKNQSLLDDVPTGLPALTRAVKLTARAARVGFDWPDVSFVLDKLREETAELEHEIAAGRDVARMRDELGDILFVCANLARKLDLEPEDALRSTNAKFVRRFQFIEAELAKRGKSAEQSDLAEMDSLWDAAKLAEKA; from the coding sequence ATGAGCTCCAATCCCAGCGATCAGCGCCCCATCGACCGCCTGCTGTCCATCATGGCGCGGCTGCGCGACCCTGACGGCGGCTGCGCCTGGGATCTCGAACAGACCTTCGCGACCATCGCTCCCTACACGGTCGAGGAAGCCTACGAGGTCGCCGACGCCATCGAGCGCGGCGACCTGAACGACCTGCGCGAGGAACTGGGCGACCTGCTGCTGCAGGTCGTGTTCCACAGCCGCATGGCCCAGGAACAGGGCGCCTTCGCCTTCGACGACGTGGCCGACGCCATCTCCGAGAAGATGATCCGCCGTCACCCGCACGTGTTCGGGCAGGACGAGCAACGCACCAGCGCCGAACAGACCCGCGCCTGGGAGGTCATCAAGGCTCAGGAGCGGGCCAAGAAGGGCAAGAACCAGAGCCTGCTGGACGACGTGCCGACCGGCCTGCCCGCCCTCACCCGCGCCGTAAAGCTGACCGCCCGCGCCGCGCGCGTCGGCTTCGACTGGCCGGACGTCTCATTCGTGCTCGACAAGCTGCGCGAGGAGACCGCCGAGCTGGAGCACGAGATCGCCGCCGGCCGTGACGTCGCCCGGATGCGCGACGAGCTGGGCGACATCCTGTTCGTCTGCGCCAACCTGGCCCGCAAGCTGGACCTGGAGCCGGAAGACGCGCTGCGCTCGACAAACGCCAAGTTCGTGCGTCGCTTCCAGTTCATCGAGGCCGAACTCGCCAAGCGCGGCAAGAGCGCCGAGCAGTCTGACCTTGCCGAGATGGACTCGCTCTGGGATGCGGCGAAGCTGGCCGAGAAGGCCTAG
- a CDS encoding PAS domain-containing sensor histidine kinase, with protein sequence MASLSHDGGTHATPAARFWRALQSRYVLGGGYALAAVLTAVAILLAASPPETGPLAPASKNILAILGLNLVLILALAAQVGFRVATMLRARSVDPAARLHVRFVTLFALAAVAPAMVVALFYTVLVNRGVENWFSERVQTVVENSATVMRSYVDDQSQFVEEHVTLMANDLNRAAPALQVSPVTFSHFLAYQASYHAFPAAYLIDREGRILARAEAVGVVDFQAPPPSSFAAADEGSISVSPNLTRALTRLTAYPDAYLYVTRPVQAGIVNQLHEADRAVTAYREAAESRARIQRVFALSYIETAMLVLVGAVWLGMGAASAISAPVGRLVQAAGRVAGGDLDVRVDTSEDPEELAVLSRAFNSMTHDLQAQQAALKRAGDEAEERRQFIETVLAEVSAGVIGLDADGRISAVNRQARILLDLVEGQTSGRRLAEVAPEFVAIADRADAAGESEAEVDVARARETHRLRVRASRSEGGLVLTFDDITRLVSAQRNAAWRDVARRIAHEIKNPLTPIQLSAERLRRKFRKDVPVEDLETFDRCTDTIVRQVDGIGRMVDEFSSFARMPTPKFAAQDGAELVRAAVFAQRVAAPDIEVELLDPTPHVTLVADGRMLAQALTNILKNAAEAVAARVAVEPEPKGRITARLIADEQGVQAIVEDNGVGLPDKDRDRLTEPYVTTREKGTGLGLAIVKRILEDHGGELILTDATGGRGARAVLKLPTAAPGASDAAAGPEPRAQDAGVM encoded by the coding sequence ATGGCGTCTTTGAGTCACGATGGCGGAACTCACGCGACGCCCGCCGCGCGGTTCTGGCGGGCGCTGCAATCACGCTATGTGCTTGGCGGCGGCTACGCCCTGGCCGCGGTGCTCACGGCGGTGGCGATCCTGCTGGCCGCGTCGCCGCCCGAGACGGGCCCGCTGGCTCCTGCCTCCAAGAACATCCTGGCGATCCTGGGCCTCAACCTGGTGCTGATCCTGGCGCTCGCCGCGCAGGTGGGCTTCCGGGTGGCGACGATGCTGCGGGCGCGGTCGGTGGACCCGGCGGCGCGGCTGCATGTGCGGTTCGTGACCCTGTTCGCGCTGGCGGCGGTCGCCCCGGCGATGGTCGTGGCGCTGTTCTACACGGTGCTGGTCAACCGCGGGGTTGAGAACTGGTTCTCCGAGCGGGTCCAGACGGTGGTCGAGAACTCGGCGACCGTGATGCGGTCCTATGTCGACGACCAAAGTCAGTTCGTCGAGGAACACGTGACCCTGATGGCCAACGACCTGAACCGCGCCGCCCCGGCGTTGCAGGTCAGCCCGGTCACCTTCAGCCACTTCCTGGCCTATCAGGCCTCCTACCACGCGTTTCCGGCCGCCTATCTGATCGACCGCGAGGGGCGGATCCTGGCGCGGGCCGAGGCGGTCGGGGTCGTCGACTTCCAAGCGCCGCCGCCCTCCAGCTTCGCGGCCGCCGACGAGGGGTCGATCTCGGTGTCGCCGAACCTGACGCGCGCGCTGACCCGGCTGACCGCCTATCCCGACGCCTACCTCTACGTGACGCGTCCGGTGCAAGCGGGGATCGTCAACCAGCTGCACGAGGCCGACCGGGCGGTCACCGCCTATCGCGAGGCGGCGGAAAGTCGCGCGCGAATTCAACGGGTTTTCGCGCTTTCCTACATCGAAACGGCGATGCTGGTGCTGGTCGGGGCGGTGTGGCTCGGCATGGGCGCGGCCAGCGCCATCTCCGCCCCGGTGGGGCGGCTCGTGCAGGCCGCCGGGCGGGTCGCCGGCGGCGATCTCGACGTGCGGGTGGACACCTCCGAGGACCCCGAGGAGCTAGCCGTCTTGTCCCGCGCCTTCAACAGCATGACGCATGATCTTCAGGCCCAGCAGGCGGCGCTGAAGCGCGCCGGCGACGAGGCCGAGGAACGTCGCCAGTTCATCGAGACCGTACTGGCCGAGGTCTCGGCCGGGGTGATCGGCCTGGACGCCGACGGGCGGATCTCGGCGGTGAACCGCCAGGCGCGCATCCTGCTCGACCTGGTCGAAGGCCAGACCAGCGGCCGGCGGCTGGCCGAGGTGGCGCCGGAGTTCGTCGCCATCGCCGACCGCGCCGACGCGGCCGGCGAGTCCGAGGCGGAGGTGGACGTGGCGCGGGCCCGCGAAACCCACCGGCTGCGCGTGCGCGCCAGCCGCTCGGAAGGCGGACTTGTGCTGACCTTCGACGACATCACCCGCCTGGTCTCGGCCCAGCGGAACGCCGCCTGGCGCGATGTCGCCCGCCGGATCGCCCACGAGATCAAGAACCCGCTCACCCCGATCCAGCTGTCGGCCGAGCGCCTGCGCCGCAAGTTCCGCAAGGACGTGCCGGTCGAGGATCTCGAGACCTTCGACCGCTGCACCGACACCATTGTGCGCCAGGTCGACGGGATCGGCCGGATGGTCGACGAGTTCTCGTCCTTCGCCCGGATGCCCACCCCGAAGTTCGCCGCGCAGGACGGCGCCGAACTGGTTCGCGCCGCGGTGTTCGCACAGCGGGTCGCCGCCCCGGACATCGAGGTCGAGCTGCTCGACCCGACGCCGCACGTGACGCTGGTCGCCGACGGCCGGATGCTGGCCCAGGCGCTGACCAACATCCTGAAGAACGCAGCCGAGGCCGTGGCCGCGCGCGTCGCCGTCGAGCCCGAGCCCAAGGGCCGGATCACCGCGCGCCTGATCGCCGACGAGCAGGGGGTGCAGGCGATCGTCGAGGACAACGGCGTCGGCCTGCCGGACAAGGATCGCGACCGTCTGACCGAGCCCTATGTGACGACCCGCGAGAAGGGCACGGGACTGGGCCTGGCGATCGTCAAGCGCATCCTGGAAGACCATGGCGGCGAATTGATTTTGACCGATGCGACGGGCGGACGCGGGGCCCGTGCAGTGCTGAAACTTCCCACGGCGGCGCCGGGCGCGTCCGACGCCGCCGCCGGACCTGAGCCAAGAGCTCAAGACGCAGGAGTGATGTGA
- a CDS encoding D-amino-acid transaminase, with protein MGRIAYVNGQFVRHGEAVVHIEDRGYQLADAVYEVWALFDGKLADAEGHFARLERSLSELRIPMPMSRAALTIVLREAVRRNRIREGLLYLQVGRGVAPRGHAFPDHPVAPSVVITVSPVDRAATEAKAAKGVKVITTPENRWGRCDIKTVGLLPNALAKQAAKERGAAEAWFVDDLGFVTEGASSNAWIIDADGVLRTRDTNANILRGVTRRTLLDVLRDEGMQVDERPFTPAEAVAAKEAFITGAGSLVLPVVAVDDKPIGNGEVGPVAIKLRRLYIERARATAV; from the coding sequence GTGGGGCGTATCGCCTATGTGAACGGGCAGTTCGTGCGGCACGGCGAGGCCGTGGTGCACATCGAGGACCGCGGCTACCAACTGGCCGATGCGGTCTACGAAGTCTGGGCCCTGTTCGACGGCAAGCTGGCTGACGCCGAGGGGCACTTCGCGCGCCTGGAACGCAGCCTGTCCGAACTGCGCATCCCGATGCCGATGAGTCGCGCGGCCCTGACCATCGTCCTGCGCGAGGCGGTGCGCCGCAATCGGATCCGTGAAGGCCTGCTGTACCTGCAGGTCGGCCGCGGCGTCGCCCCGCGCGGCCACGCCTTCCCCGACCATCCGGTGGCGCCGAGCGTGGTGATCACCGTCTCGCCCGTGGATCGCGCGGCTACCGAGGCCAAGGCCGCCAAGGGCGTGAAGGTCATCACCACTCCGGAGAACCGCTGGGGCCGGTGCGACATCAAGACCGTCGGCCTGTTGCCCAATGCGCTCGCCAAACAGGCGGCCAAGGAGCGCGGCGCGGCCGAGGCCTGGTTCGTCGACGATCTGGGCTTCGTCACCGAGGGCGCTTCGTCCAACGCCTGGATCATCGACGCCGACGGCGTGCTGCGCACCCGCGACACCAACGCCAACATCCTGCGGGGCGTCACCCGGCGCACGCTGCTGGACGTCCTGCGCGACGAGGGCATGCAGGTCGATGAGCGGCCGTTCACGCCCGCCGAGGCGGTCGCGGCGAAGGAAGCGTTCATCACCGGCGCCGGCAGCCTGGTGCTGCCGGTCGTGGCGGTCGACGACAAGCCGATCGGAAATGGTGAGGTCGGACCGGTGGCGATAAAGCTCCGTCGCCTCTATATCGAGCGCGCGAGGGCGACGGCCGTCTGA
- a CDS encoding flagellin, whose protein sequence is MPLNSVNTNTSAMIALQSLNAINTEYAQVQRRISTGLKIAGPKDNPAIWAIAQNMRAESKSLDAVMSSLQRGQSIVDTAMTAGETISDILSQMKEKALAATEAGLSTASRQALNDEYVALRRQIDLVASNASFDGVNLISAGATGNVRALANTKATATINVDHVDLSTTGGAISPTLADLMGGVTSADIQALEASSQRVSAAMSKLGVGGKALDRQLEMSAKLQDSYDAGIGNLVDADMAKESARLTALDVKMQLAIQALRIANQGPSLLLALFR, encoded by the coding sequence ATGCCGCTGAACAGCGTCAATACGAACACCAGCGCGATGATCGCGCTGCAGAGCCTCAACGCCATCAATACGGAATACGCTCAGGTCCAGCGTCGCATATCGACCGGCCTGAAGATCGCCGGGCCCAAGGACAATCCCGCTATCTGGGCGATCGCCCAGAACATGCGGGCCGAATCCAAGTCGCTCGACGCGGTGATGAGCTCGCTGCAGCGCGGGCAGTCCATCGTCGACACCGCCATGACCGCCGGCGAGACCATCTCCGACATTCTCTCGCAGATGAAGGAAAAGGCGCTGGCCGCCACCGAGGCCGGCCTCAGCACCGCCAGCCGTCAGGCGCTCAACGACGAGTACGTCGCCCTGCGTCGCCAGATCGACCTGGTGGCGTCGAACGCCAGTTTCGACGGAGTGAACCTGATCTCGGCCGGAGCGACCGGAAACGTCCGCGCCCTGGCCAACACAAAGGCGACGGCGACGATCAACGTCGACCACGTCGACCTGTCCACCACCGGCGGGGCCATTTCCCCGACGCTCGCCGACCTGATGGGCGGCGTCACCTCCGCCGACATCCAGGCGTTGGAGGCCTCCTCTCAGAGGGTGTCCGCCGCGATGTCCAAGCTCGGAGTCGGCGGCAAGGCCCTCGACCGCCAGCTCGAGATGAGCGCCAAGCTACAGGACAGCTACGACGCCGGGATCGGCAATCTCGTCGACGCCGACATGGCCAAGGAAAGCGCCCGGCTGACCGCCCTGGACGTCAAGATGCAGTTGGCCATCCAGGCGTTGCGGATCGCCAACCAGGGCCCCTCGCTGCTCCTCGCCTTGTTCCGCTAG
- the hflX gene encoding GTPase HflX, with amino-acid sequence MTSKSIDREAPPQGALVIHPQRDGRDSARSSQARLDEAVGLALALDLEIRDAIIAPLRKRTPATLFGSGKVDEIGELCFQLQVDVAVVDDALTPVQQRNLEKAWQVKVMDRTGMILEIFARRARTREGILQVELARLSYERSRLVRTWTHLERQRGGFGVMGGPGETQIETDRRLLAEKIGKLKRELVEVRRTRNLQRGARQRHPFPAVALVGYTNAGKSTLFNRLTKADVMAADMLFATLDPTLRMLDLPDGRPAILSDTVGFISDLPHELVESFRATLEEVKEADVILHVRDIASEETEAEAEDVRTVLDRLGVDVEERNVIEVWNKADLLEPEDREQVAGDARRHHPPAVMVSAVSGEGCDALLAAIARLVDDAPPVSVKLTAADGAAMAWLYRHGRVMDRVDDEDGSVRIAVRLGAQALGQFEQQFPKAELTAL; translated from the coding sequence TTGACCTCCAAGTCCATCGATCGTGAAGCGCCCCCTCAGGGGGCGCTCGTTATTCATCCCCAGCGAGACGGCCGCGACTCGGCGCGCAGCTCACAGGCGCGTCTGGACGAGGCCGTCGGCCTCGCGCTGGCGCTCGACCTGGAAATCCGGGACGCGATCATCGCGCCCCTGCGCAAGCGCACGCCTGCGACGCTGTTCGGCAGCGGCAAGGTCGACGAGATCGGGGAGCTCTGCTTTCAGCTGCAGGTCGACGTCGCGGTCGTCGACGACGCCCTGACGCCCGTCCAGCAGCGCAATCTGGAAAAGGCCTGGCAGGTCAAGGTGATGGACCGCACCGGGATGATCCTTGAGATCTTCGCCCGGCGCGCACGGACCCGCGAGGGCATCCTGCAGGTCGAACTGGCCCGGCTGTCGTATGAGCGGTCGCGGCTGGTTCGCACCTGGACCCACCTGGAACGCCAGCGCGGCGGCTTCGGGGTCATGGGCGGTCCCGGCGAAACCCAGATCGAGACCGACCGCCGGCTGCTGGCCGAGAAGATCGGCAAGCTGAAGCGCGAGCTGGTCGAGGTGCGGCGCACCCGCAACCTGCAGCGCGGGGCGCGCCAGCGCCATCCGTTCCCGGCCGTGGCCCTGGTCGGCTACACCAACGCGGGCAAGTCGACCTTGTTCAACCGTCTGACCAAGGCGGACGTGATGGCGGCGGACATGTTGTTCGCCACCCTCGACCCGACCCTGCGGATGCTGGACCTGCCCGACGGCCGGCCGGCGATCCTGTCGGACACTGTGGGCTTCATCTCCGACCTGCCGCACGAATTGGTCGAGTCCTTCCGCGCGACCCTCGAGGAGGTGAAGGAGGCCGACGTCATCCTGCATGTCCGCGACATCGCCAGCGAGGAGACGGAGGCCGAGGCCGAGGACGTCCGGACGGTGCTCGACCGGCTCGGCGTCGACGTCGAGGAACGCAACGTCATCGAGGTCTGGAACAAGGCCGACCTGCTGGAGCCCGAGGACCGCGAGCAGGTCGCCGGCGACGCGCGGCGTCATCATCCGCCGGCGGTCATGGTCTCGGCGGTGAGCGGCGAGGGGTGCGATGCGCTGCTGGCGGCGATCGCGCGGCTGGTCGACGATGCGCCGCCGGTGTCGGTCAAGCTGACGGCGGCCGATGGCGCGGCGATGGCGTGGTTGTACCGGCACGGCCGGGTGATGGACCGCGTCGACGACGAGGACGGGTCGGTTCGCATCGCCGTGCGGCTGGGCGCCCAGGCCCTGGGTCAGTTCGAGCAGCAGTTCCCGAAGGCCGAACTGACGGCGCTCTAG
- a CDS encoding MFS transporter has protein sequence MTAKAERRSNWTLAALAAPCLPLAGLGLPLVVYLPEYYANELGLSLGAVGMAFMLVRLLDMAFDPYIGGVMDGTRSRFGRFKLWFAISAPLLMLASYMLFMAKPGVSTGYLWLWLLVVYAGVSIAGLSQLAWAAVLSPQYDQRSRIYAWWQAGNVVGMIFVLTLPALLPMLGVTGHRAGVQAMGWFIVVLLPITVGLALWRVPEPQVASEVKKSGFREYLALFKRPSVVRILVADLLIGTGPAITGALFFFFFGRVKGFTHADASMLLLIYFIGGLVGAPLWTWLSYKISKHRALAVSGVVYAVLTLCSLLIPQGAMIPAAILMFLIGVPYAAGAFLLRAMMADIGDEERLASGVDRTGLLYAILSGTVKVGSAAAVGISFPLLQAMGFDPKGTGVDTGLQGLAILFAAVPAAMSIAASVIVWSFPLTSERHAEIRAALAARDMKDAELAEAAE, from the coding sequence ATGACCGCAAAGGCGGAACGGCGTTCCAACTGGACCTTGGCGGCGCTCGCCGCTCCGTGTCTTCCGCTGGCGGGCCTTGGCCTGCCGCTCGTGGTCTACCTCCCCGAATACTATGCGAACGAACTGGGCCTCAGCCTCGGCGCCGTCGGCATGGCGTTCATGCTCGTGCGCCTGCTCGACATGGCCTTCGACCCCTACATCGGCGGGGTCATGGACGGCACGCGTTCGCGGTTCGGCCGCTTCAAGCTGTGGTTCGCGATCAGCGCGCCGCTGCTGATGCTGGCTTCCTACATGCTGTTCATGGCCAAGCCCGGCGTATCCACCGGCTATCTCTGGCTCTGGCTGCTGGTGGTCTATGCGGGCGTCTCGATCGCCGGCCTGTCGCAGCTGGCCTGGGCCGCAGTGCTCTCGCCGCAGTACGACCAGCGCTCGCGGATCTATGCCTGGTGGCAAGCCGGCAATGTCGTCGGCATGATCTTCGTGCTCACCCTGCCGGCCCTGCTGCCGATGCTCGGCGTGACCGGACACCGCGCCGGGGTGCAGGCGATGGGCTGGTTCATCGTCGTGCTGCTGCCGATCACGGTGGGCCTGGCGCTGTGGCGCGTCCCCGAGCCCCAGGTCGCCTCCGAGGTCAAAAAGTCGGGCTTCCGTGAGTACCTGGCGCTGTTCAAGCGCCCGAGCGTGGTCCGCATCCTGGTCGCCGACCTGCTGATCGGCACCGGCCCGGCGATCACGGGCGCGCTGTTCTTCTTCTTCTTCGGCCGGGTGAAAGGCTTCACCCACGCCGACGCGAGCATGCTGCTGCTGATCTATTTCATCGGCGGCTTGGTCGGCGCGCCGCTGTGGACCTGGCTCTCGTACAAGATCTCCAAGCACCGGGCGCTGGCCGTCTCCGGCGTCGTCTACGCCGTCCTGACCCTGTGCTCGCTGCTGATTCCGCAAGGCGCGATGATCCCCGCGGCTATCCTGATGTTCTTGATCGGCGTGCCCTACGCCGCCGGCGCCTTCCTGCTGCGGGCGATGATGGCCGACATCGGCGACGAGGAGCGGCTGGCCAGCGGCGTCGATCGCACGGGCCTGCTCTATGCGATCCTCTCCGGCACCGTAAAGGTCGGCTCGGCCGCCGCCGTCGGCATCAGCTTCCCGCTGCTGCAGGCCATGGGCTTCGATCCCAAGGGCACGGGCGTCGATACGGGACTCCAGGGCCTGGCCATCCTGTTCGCGGCGGTGCCCGCGGCCATGTCGATCGCCGCCAGCGTCATCGTCTGGAGTTTCCCGCTGACCTCCGAGCGCCATGCGGAGATTCGCGCGGCCCTGGCGGCGCGCGATATGAAAGACGCCGAACTCGCCGAGGCCGCCGAATAG